Sequence from the Hymenobacter gelipurpurascens genome:
AGCTACCTGCGCATCAGCATTGGGGCGTCGGATCTGGATGCCAACGTCTTCACCTACGACGACGCCAGCCAGCCAGACCCCACGCTAGGCCAGTTCAGCCTGGCGCCGGACAAGACCCATCTGCTGCCGGTGCTCAAAGAGATTCTGGCTATCAACCCCAACATCAAAATTCTGGGCTCGCCCTGGACGGCGCCGGCCTGGATGAAAACCAACAACAGCTTTAAAGGCGGCTCGCTCAAGCCGGAGTATTACCCGGCCTACGCCCAGTACTTCGTTAAGTACCTGCAGGCCATGCAGGCGGAAGGCGTTCGGGTAGATGCCGTTACGCTCCAGAATGAGCCCCTGAACCCCGACAATAATCCCAGCATGGAGATGTCGGCGCCGCAGCAGGCCACCTTCATCCGTGACCATGTCGGCCCGGCGTTTAAAGCGGCAGGCCTGGCCACCAAGATTATTCTCTACGACCATAACCTCGACCGGACTGATTACCCCCTTACCGTGCTGCAGGATCCGCTGGCGGCGCAGTATGTTGATGGCTCGGCCTTTCACCTGTACGCGGGCAACATTGCCGGCCTGAGCACGGTGCACAATGCCTTCCCTAACAAGAACGTCTACTTCACGGAGCAGTGGATTGGAGGCCCGGGCAACTTTTCGGGCGACCTGAACTGGCACGTGAGCAACCTTATCATTGGGGCCACCCGCAACTGGAGCCGCAACGTGCTGGAGTGGAACCTGGCCGCCGACCAGAACTACGGCCCCCACACGCCCGGCGGCTGCAACACCTGCCTGGGCGCTCTGACCATCAACGGCAACGATGTAACGCGCAATACGGCCTACTACACCGTGGCCCACGCGGCCAAGTTTGTGCGCCCTGGCTCGGTGCGCATTGGCACCAACGTGCCGGGCAGTCTGCAGAATGTGGCGTTTAAAAACCCCGAAGGCAAGAAAGTGCTCATCGTGCTCAATACCGGCTCCTCCCAGACTTTCGACATCAAATACCGGGGCAAAGTA
This genomic interval carries:
- a CDS encoding glycoside hydrolase family 30 protein, whose protein sequence is MMFPPFRLPLSTAGLLLLGLLASCGGNSSPDPAPQPPVVPPVTTEPSQVAQWLTTADRSTLFYKSTLALNFKDAVGQNPTIEVDTTQTFQTIDGFGYTLTGGSAQLLNQMTAATRATLLKELFATDGTNIGTSYLRISIGASDLDANVFTYDDASQPDPTLGQFSLAPDKTHLLPVLKEILAINPNIKILGSPWTAPAWMKTNNSFKGGSLKPEYYPAYAQYFVKYLQAMQAEGVRVDAVTLQNEPLNPDNNPSMEMSAPQQATFIRDHVGPAFKAAGLATKIILYDHNLDRTDYPLTVLQDPLAAQYVDGSAFHLYAGNIAGLSTVHNAFPNKNVYFTEQWIGGPGNFSGDLNWHVSNLIIGATRNWSRNVLEWNLAADQNYGPHTPGGCNTCLGALTINGNDVTRNTAYYTVAHAAKFVRPGSVRIGTNVPGSLQNVAFKNPEGKKVLIVLNTGSSQTFDIKYRGKVASTQLAAGSVGTYIW